ATTCCCGGATTCATGACCTGACAAGGTTCCCTTCCAAGGCTCCATAGCTATGCGAATCCAAACTTATATACAATCTTATCCTTTAAACAATTCAATTAGAGTTCAAcgcaacattaacaacaaactaacttcataatgtAATttcattgtcttaatacaatagttaatataatttcatagttttggagcactaactagacataaaaagaaggcacaaattacaacaaaaaagcaggttcggaaggttcaacaaaagcaACCCgttatcaagctataagcctgaaaagataaataataagagGGTGAGTTTAGCAACTCaatgagtagataacgttcaatatacacaaacgaggtaatacaacaatgaaaaatatatctACAAATATGGCTCTAGGTTCTTATAGAAAgatttatcaaataggccataacaagaatatcataaggTAAAGCtcattagaaaatcaaaatgcaatgagcatgaggctccgtattgtgggatgatcagtctaCACAGGTTGatgactcccccgaccaactaggttTCACATAtaatgtgcacaaagactaacattACCCttttagcatgggtattctaaCTGCATatcataggttcataatcataatcaaataaacatattaatatctcaaggctcaactcatgacatcaatcaaatgaggagttatcaattcagaagtcaattcaaaatatatactagTTCATATCAAGAGTTCAGATTCaacaattgatcatgctttatcataataagggtaataatcaacatatatattatcaagaagcatgatccaattcatattaacaaatcaaatatttataatatttttcatgcatataaaaaattatccactcacctgatttgaaagcaaacaaaagtCAAAAGCAAACACCGAAGAAAATTCTATTGACGTCCCGttggtagaatatcaggattatctaaATACAAatgagacatattcaagaacgaCTTGAAAGAACACTTAACTTAAAAGTGTATtccataaccctatatgtttttaaaataactagttaattttctcaaaaacccaaaatttaactGTTTTTctgaaatataattcataataaaaaataataataaaattggtaataattcactaactaaccctcaattattcatcaaactaatctgcaaaagctaatattacagttagggactaatctggaatttatcatatattttagggccaaattgtaatttcatctaattggaggaccaaactaaaaatatcataaattcatgaaTATAGTGGAATTATGTCCTTAATTCATCCACATTTCTATACAAAATCTCTAATTATGCTCCaaggaccattctggaatttttccaaatttttaggatcaaattgtaatttttgtcaaatggagaaccaaactaaaattgtcataaatccatgactatactgaaattctgaacataattaatcctcaattatGTCTAGAATATCTCATTATGCTCCAGGGATCATTTTgcaattttaccaaattttgtagggccaaattgtaatttttttcaaattgaaggaccaaattgaaattgtttaaaattCACAACTCTACTAGAATTCTGcccataattcatattttattctgttcagaatctcagAATATGCTCTAGTGATCAATTTGTACTTTTCCAtagtttagggactaaactgtaatttttgcaatttgagggaccaaaccaaaattttatcatcttcaacatCAAACCTAGAATTTCAACAGAAAACCTACTATTCTTTCCATATTTCTAACTCAAAATTCATCATCCAcacaaatcataactcaaaatcataaGCTTTACCtataatcttccataatcaactaattaatcaattacCCATAATAATCATCTctataacattcaaattaattcatcgaTTAACCCAAAATACAatcttcaaaaccctaacatttatcaaaaccaaaatttaaagtTCAAATAACATACTATACACATTAAAGCATAAATCTTACCCTTCTAACTTATTTTCTTCAACTCCTTTCTATTTCCCTTCtaatttccctcttttctcttcctcttcttatTCCTCCCTTCTTTCTCACGATTTGCTCCTTCAATTTTTAgatccctcctttttttttctatttatatttatcaactattgttCAATTACCACAATACCCCTCATTCATTTATTCCTACATctaagccttcaagggctttCTAGCCTTTTCATATCTCTTTAATTCAAAACGTTACgtttattgtataaaaaattaacttaaattatgTGAGAGTTAATTCAATATGACATGATTGATTTAATAGgttcaaagataatttaaaagacTAGTAAAACATGGTttgattacaaaaaataataattaaaacaacaatttttaaaaaatattaagaaaaatatattggatcaattcatgttaacctgtcaaatcagTGACCTGAGTCATGAGATTATCATAAACACGTATAAAGAACAtcagaataaataataaagtcaaattctcaatcatttcaatattaaataataaaatgaaaaataacaaatggcaaaaaaaccttgaatcaacccaaattaatttatcaaacttaTAACCCAAGTCATTAAATTGtgattatatgaaaaaaaaaattaaaaatgaagtctAATTCCTAAGGGACCTAatattaggggtgttcaaaaaaaaaaccgattaaaaaaaaaaactgagaaaaaattaaccgaaaaaaccgaaccgataaaaaaaaccgaataaaccgattaaaaaaattaaaaaaaaaaaaaaaaaaaccggaccaaaccggaccttttttttacattttagaaaTCTGGAAATTCACATGCACGCTTGCAGGCGTGGGCAGAGAAAATAAGGCAAAATCTAACTTTTCTTTTGTCATCTACTCCAACTACAAATTGTATTATAATCCATTGATGTTAAGTTTACTAGCATGTGAAATTCAATTGACACACCATCTGAAATCAATCTCTAGATTATCAAAAGGTGGGATCTGCGTGTCACTATACTATTTCCAAACATGGCAGAAATTAAAGACCAATAATTTTCCAGAGCCGTTGGAATggatttttctcttctcccaaGCCGCCTCACCTTCACAAATTTcacctctcttcttcttccctttcccTCAGCCGTTTCCCCTTCTAGCCATTTCCTTCTCCAGCCACCCCTCGCCTCCCAGGTCTTCTCCCCTCAGCCACGGTCTCTCCCATTCTCCAAGACAGCAGCTCCATTTTCCTTTTCCAGCGACACACCCGAACAACCAGCCACGTACCAGATCTTCTCCCTCCCAGCGGTGCTTCTCTCGAGAGCGCTGTTGACAGATCTTCCCTCTTCCACCGGCCGCAGGCCACGGTCTCCCTCACCAGCACAGACGCGACAAAACCGAACAGCAGCAGCCAGCAACCTCTTCTTCGACCGGACAACCACTCACATCTCAATCACAGCTTCAGCTGCCATCGCAAGATCTGTCACCAGCAGGAAGAAAGAACAGCCaaccaagaagaaaaaagaagacagaggtcacagatctaaaaaaaagaaatctgagAACGAATCTGGACTAAAATAGAgccaaattatttgattgatttcggtttttctagtttgtaaggctaaaaaaaaaaaccgacccgaaccgaacaaaaccggttcggtttgaaccggttctcggttcgaaccggttctcggttcggttcgggttatacTAACAAAGAATagtattttccggttcggttgaatttttatgttaaaaccggaccggACCGAACCGAACCATGAACACCCCTACTCTAAACAAGTAAGTTATGATTAGTTGGTATCCTATCACATAAGAGACATATATACTTTTACGCTCCCACTATCTTCATAGTGTTAAGCTCATAACAATTTTTGCAAATTGCATCAAAGCCAACTTATGTGAATGAATggtttgtaaatttatttttatagttgttaTTACACATGGCACAACGTCTCTTGacataaaattaacttaataaatccaaaaactaCATAAATCAGTAAAATAACAcgatttaaaggtttttttaaaacttcaatgtatttttttatatactaaaacGTCAACTTTTTAGATTAATCATTGCTTTACTACTTAACctattaaattcataatttagataataaactattagaatttaaaaaaaaaaaaaaaactatagtagAATAATAAATAGAAACTTATAAAAGCAAGtgcaaattaaatatcaaattatttatttaaaattatgatttcttaacataaaaaaaaaataaacaatttatgaagacattcaaaatcaataaaaattttaaagatgaaattaaggaattgattgagaagaaaaaaaggaataaaaaaaatcaccttcCCCATTCATTTTAACAGTGAAGGAGATGAGTTAAAACTCCAACTCTTAAATGTATTAGGTAATCTTACCATgtgaaaattaattcaaaataaaattatcattaaaaaaaaagagtaatgagTTAAAAAGAATAGACAACTAGATAGATAGaagatttctttttcaattataCAGAAAAGAAGCAAATGTCGTATCTAAGAAATGTCATCCACGGCAGGGGGTATCAAGAAAAGAACCTCACAATCATTCATAATACCTGCCTATATACCGGTTCAATCTTCACCAGGAACAGACGCGTAAAGAAAACGTTCCATCACAAAGCTTTCAACTCAATGCCCTTTGTATCAAAGCATCAGCATGCTGGGGAACCTCGCAAAACAAGTATACTTGCACTAAATCATTCTGAGTAATTTGTGTTCAGATCATAACAGATGCAACACTCAAACAGCTAGTCGAAATCAGGAAAGCCTCAGATTCCCCTTGTTACatatacaaataattaaaataagagaagaaaaacaaatcaaatttacTGTAtccttttatatcattttttttttttttttactggaagACCATGTCAGAGAATGGAAAGGTCAGCAAGTTGACATCGGGGGATTTGAAGCACCAAATGGCAACGCTTATTTCCATATCTTCACACATTTGTCATGACTTGCAGAAGCAACCATCCCTGTAGCTTGTGATTGAGCCAAAGCTGATATCACACACTCATGAGCTGCAACTGTCATACACTTGTTCTCCGCCATGTTCCAGAGCTCCAATGACTGAATTAGAACAATGGTTACAGcccaaggaaaagaaaatagaaaccaACATtagtaattaatgaaattgttaaaagtacaaataagaataaaatatcaacAATTGTAACGCTGAAAGTTCTCTGTAAATAGATATTACGATCCCATGAAGTTAAGAAGATACTTTGTTTCCTAAAACACAAGCACAAAACATTCCTATGAATTACAAAAGGTGggttaaaattgaaacaaaatcctTGTATCGTTGGATTGTTTCCTAAAAATGCAACAAGGTTGATCtgtttcaaataaaatggaACTCGAAGTACTCACTTCCAAAGCAGGGTCAATTACAGGCAACAGCACATTTCTGCTGTTTATAAAAACACCACTAAAACTTAAATACTAgtatcaaaagaaaatttacctGGTATCCTCCAATAACCAAGAGAGTGGCATAGCCTGGATGGAAAACACAAGAATGGAACTTGTTCCCACTCGAACTAAGTTCATGAATGCAATCTCCCGTGGCCAATGACCACACTCTAACAGACTCTTGACTGACAGAAGCCAAGTACTCCCCATTTACATCCCAACAAACAGAATGCACCTCTGTGGAGTGCCCCTAGAGTAAAAAGGATTCATTTATTATCACATAACAAATGTGAAAGGGGTTTTATTAGTTTTCTCAGCTTCTAAGTTCAAGACCAATACCTGTAATGAGTGTGTCTGTCTGTCAGACTCAATATCAAAGATGGATACGACATTATCTGAAGCGGCAGCCAGCAGTTGTCCAATTCTTGGCTGAAATCTAACTTGTGCAGTCCCTCCCTGCTCCATCAAATGTCCAAAATTTAGAATAGAAAAGGAATTCAAATCATCAGAACTtctagaacaaaaacaaaaaaaaatatacatgtaaaGGAGCTTCATGGCTAACCTTGGATATCCGGGTGCAAGAATACTGATTGATGCTCCAAAAGCGAATCTCATTGTTACCATCACAGGAACAGAAAagatcattgttcttagggtGGAAGTCAAGGGACACCACATGTGAGGTATGCCCTGTGAATGTCTTCAAGGAAAACCTTGGCTGCAAGGATAACCACATTTAGTGCTTACTAGTTTGTATGTCCGCGTTACGTTGCACGGggaccataattttttaaatgtaaaaaaaatatccaagtcTCAGGAAATTTTTTGGCATTGTTTTTAAACCTGAAAATACAGTTGTTTTGAAAAGGAGGGATGATTTACCTATGCGACATGATAGCAACGCCcccagaagaaaaataaataaataaaagaattcaagTATAGAAAAATAGTTATACCATGGCCAAAGAAAAAAGCAGCAGTAAACTTATGGAACTGACAAATAGTTtgaggcaaaaaaaaattgatgacttCAATAGATTTTTACCCAATTGATAACTTAAATCATACAAAAGAATGGATGATTTTTGTGAGAAAGCATTAGAGATAGAAAACTCACTCCTGCAGCATCCCAGAGGCGTACACTTGTATCAAATGACGATGTTGCCAGCTGAGTTGAATTTGGCCTGAAACGAACATCAGTAATAATGTGGGTATGCTCTTCCTGAGTGCACTCAGTTTGCAGAGTTTCCATGTTCCAAATAACAACCTACTAACGAGAAAACAAGTAAATCCACATCAATTCTTATCAACAAGATGTCAATTTTCATGGTTAATAGTTGCTTTTGCtgattaaaaaagcaaaaacttaaaatgataTCTAAAGGAATGATTTTATTATGGCTTAGTCCTATGTTTGTTAGTCCACCTATGTTTTTCTGCTTCAATTGTTGTAAGTATAGTATGCACGAAACTTTACAGTTTCATTTAATGAGAAtactgaaaaacaaaacaaaaggtagTTTAGAAATTATGGGAGCCTGTCATTTAGTATTTCATTAAGTTGCAGTGATGTGATACGAGTAATAGAAAATATGCATAAATGTCCACATGTAGCATTCATATTTTGGTTATCCAGTTTGAGCATTCTGTTCTTgcttgaagaaaaggaaagcaaatgaaaataaaaccaCCAAGCTGACAATACagatctctttcaattttaaaaagtaacacaTGCATAGTATTTAAAGACCAGATGCTTCGATATTTTCAGACATGTTAACTATcacattttcaagttaaaatgtGGTAACTACTGTAAAAACTTTTTTCCACAACATGACATTGTACAAACGTATGGCAATGATCTTAAATCGattaagaaaaggagagagttattgtcttcatttttttcagaGATCATCTCCCTTCTACAATTGTCCGCTTTCTTCACTGTATTCTCAAAATGCTTCCACTTTCTTCAACAAACATGACCTATAAACCAAGGTTTATAATGAATGAAGCTTTGGCTATTGACTTGTATGGCTGAAGCTGTAGAAGCTGGAGTGCAAGTTCCACTACTCCCCACCATCAAATTATAATAATGGTAAACCATGGTTcttaacacacacacaaataaaaagaaaaaaagaggggagCATGCTAGGAACCATGAGTACCACATGCTAATAAGAAAGCCCTTCTGCTCTCCAGGTTCTGAAAGACCGGTACCATATTCATAAAAGATATTTAACTGAGCCTAGTAGAAAGTAGAAAAATGGCCAAGAGTATGTGCacaaaaattaactcaaaatgtGGTTATCAAGCCGCTATtagattaacaaaaacaaatgcaaaTACTCTTATCAGgggaaaaaacaatatataagaaTAACTATTAAGAACTACGAGTGCTGGCCAAAGGATTAAGGTTTATTCTAAAGAGCTTGCCCTCAATTTCATCCACCAggatatccaaaaaaaaattagcacaaAAGGGGGCAATACCAGAATACATAAGAGAAGGTCACAAGCTTCCTTGGGATCTCAAGGTGAGTGCACCTTCTCACCCAAATAAATATCAAGAGATTGTGATTTTCCACGTAAAGTAGCTCATCTTTGAATGAACCAAGCCAATGTATTGAATCGTTAAGGAGTTAGTTGATGCAATTAAACTACCCAAATTGGTTATCATCAATGGTTAAACTTGACAAGGCTAATTGTGTTGAGTTCCTATTCAGCAAGTAATGAGGTCTTAGGTAACTTGCAGTAAGCTACATTAATCAGGTCTAGGAATGACACGCTCTTCATTTGCAGGTCCAACAGAACCATACAGTGATAACATCCAATggtgaaaaaaacaagaagattagAAGAACAACAAACTATACTAGCACATGTAGCAGCAAGAACAATGAAATACAGCAATTGCAGGTCCCTGATAAGTATCAACCCAATGGATAAGCCTAAGCAAGGTGTAACTGTTACTCTATATGATTGCAATAATCAACCCACTATCCATCAATTAATGAATAGAAAGCTGAAGCAGATGAGCCAAACGAGATGATGCCATATATGTGAAAATGATCACTTTAAGTATAGGATACTGTAGAAATTGCtgcattttaatatatatcctcatacaatatttaattagttaatagTTTCCCAACACAATATCTCATCAATTTCATGCTCGAATTCATCGAATCTTGGAGTGCAAGCAATGATTTCTAAACCGACTTGAATCATCTATTTAGCGAGGTACAGGAAAATAGTGTATTTGGCTAGCAATCAAAACATGATTAATATGGGCATTATAAGCTCGTTACAATTCTCCATGTTAGTGTAGGTATGCACTAACTAATCTGAAAGTCAGCATCCAAAGATATGCAAgcaaaatgaaagtaaaaagTTCAATCATCCAAAATTGCCTTAACATGGCAAtcagaaaatgaaattaatccTTTCAGGCTACAATACAATGCATTATACCTTCTTGTCATGCCCAGCACTGGCCAACAATTTCCCATCTGTAGAGAAGTGACAGCAAACAACTTTCCCATTACTTTTGCGTATCGAACTAACTTCACTGAAGTTGAAACCTGAGATGTTAAGAAATAGGCATTGCTATGGTCAATTTGAAAAAAGTAATAGTGCAAGGAATTGAAAATATTGCTTACCCTTTGAAGCTTCAGCAGCATGTTCAGAGGAATTCCTTTTTAAAGTACCAAACAAATCCCTTCCATCTCCATCATCATGGGATAAAAAAGATTCCACATTATCATCCAAGGAGCCAACATCTGCAAAATGCTCAATGTCTTCCTGCAAAGAGATAGAAAGTAAAAACACAGGAAATAGATAGGACCAACTTTGGGCAATACCGTGAAGAATATTCCACTAAGAGCACAACAGTATAACTTAAATTGACTAAGGAATACATTAAAATACCAACACAGGCTCAGAAATGAATAAAAGATTTATAGGAGTGCTTGGACAAGCAATTTCATTGGGcaaaaatataaacttattgCATTTGTAACAATACAAGAAAGTCTGATAACCCCACACTTGACCATTTTTCCATTAGCAGTATGGGTTGTTGTGGCTTCCAAACAGCAGATTCCTAATGTTACATTCACATCTCTAAGTTATTCAAGTCCCAGCTTGTAAGTTTGTTAAGAGTGATACAAGAAAGTCTGATAACCCTACACTCGACCATTTTTCCATTAGCACTATGGGGTTGTTGTGGCTTCCAAACAGAAGATTCCTGATGCTACATTCACATCTCTAGGTTATTCACGTCACAgcatgtaagtttgttaagagTGCATACCAGTGGGTTTGTGGATGATGCAAGAGCTCCAGTTGCATCACCACTGTACATCAAACCTTTTGGCATGCTATTGACATGCTGTAAATTGCCAGCTGTGGCAATCCCATCACCAGGAGTATGAGTTGATGGAGTTGATGGTTGTGAATTAGAAGGGCCTACTGTATTTCCTGTACCGGTACTATTAGCAGGTCCAGAAGATGAAGGGCCTTTCCTCTTTCGGTTATTCTATTACACCATAAACAAGCATTAGTCAGTgctttaacaataaaattatatgggATATTTAGGAAAGGAAATTCATCTTGCCACTAGTTAATATTGAGCCCATGGGTAAATGCAGTGGAGTGGATAATAAAGCATCAGGTCTCAAGGAACTTAAAATTTTGTTCTATGTTAAACCAGGTGTATATTATTAAGTGCATTTAAGAAAACACAACCTGCTGTGGGTGCAAAGGATCTTGTTGAGAGGATGATTGTTGCATCTGTGGCAAATTCATCTGTTCAAGACACACAACCACATAAGCATTAAGAACTCATAACCCAATGAGAACagttcaaaacatcaaaatttggATTAATTCAAGGAAGAAAATCCTACCTTAGATGAAGTTGAATGCATTGGAGAACCGATAGAACCATCGTTTACATTTGGTTGGCCATCTTTGCTGTTCAAAGCCCCTCGTGGCAATCCCCTAAGCTTCCGTGGATCCATATCTCCATACATTGGTGAAGCAGCAAGGTTGCCTTGTGCCTGGACCTGTGCCAATaactgctgttgttgttgctgtggCAAAAGCTGAAACTGACTAGGACCATGTAAAAGAGGCCTTTGAACTTGTGCACCCAAATTTGGACGAATTTGTTCAAGTCCCTGTATATTCAATAATAGCCTACATTGTGAACAACCAGCtagatttttaatcaaatctCCAGAACAAATGAGCTCCGGTATAGAACTTACCGTTAAGGGCCATCCCCTCAAGGGAAGACCATTGACTCCAGGGTTCAATCctgaacataaattaaaaataattaaaataaaaaagagattctAAACATAAAACTTGATGAGGATTAGTACAGTAGAATTCTTCTTGGATTTTCCAGAATAAGTTGGAGGGAAGAGTTTGATCCAAGGTGAATAGACACTCAtctattttcttgaattaaaaatacCATTACCTCTATGCATTGCTTGCATTTTGTTAGCTATTCAAAATCTAAATCAACCATGAGATatctattttgatatatatggcATGATAAGAAGTCTGTTTACAATAACATTTTGAAATCATGGATTTTAAAATCTTGGATATACCAGAAGTTGTCAACTGGATATGCAAGAAATGTTTGATGATTGTCGATGTGCAAGATCTAGACTTCAAATAAAGCTGCACAATGATGATGGGCCAACGTATTTGTCCCAAGTGGTTGGAAATAAGTAGGTAGAAAAACAGTCCCACATATTAGACTGTACAAAATAAAGGGACATCAACATGGAcctttattcaaaataataattcagaAGCGCAAGTAGCCAGTACCTAGCTAACAGAGGAATCTTTAATGAATGCacttaaataagaaaaagaatagTTGACACTGCTATGATCATAGACAGGAGACACTCGACCTTCTTAATCTTTATAACACCCTTCTTGGGTTTGAGACTGGTGGAGAAAGATTCTTTTGGTGCAAGCAAGTACATTAATATCTCAATCAATAGTTCAAATCAATTGGGAGAAAGTTCTGACTGCATGAATAAACAGAGAAGAAAGTACAAGCACTCTGAAGGACTTCGCAGTTTTACCTTCCCATATTGGCATACTATATGTTACAGTTAGATCACCACATCAAGAGTTGAAGCACATGGTAacagattttttaatttgttaaatgaCCAAGAAGTTTCATAGGTAACAGTCAGAAAAGTAATTTATGGGCAATGGAAGTTTTCATTCCTTCTTTTAGTTAAGATTTATGCAAGACAAAATTAGTTCTAAGACTTTATTCTTAAAAACCAGATGCCTAGTTTTTACAAACAGGAATAATgtgaaaatcaatttgtaaaTGCATGTGTTTATATGCCCTCATCTCAAGTACCATTTCTGCAATAAAGGATCCAATATATTTACCTGCATTTCCAATTCCAGGTTTTGATTGCAAGATTCCCTGCCCATAAATGGTTGAAGGGTCCATAGGCAAAGATCTCTGGGCAGCACCCAGGCTCACCTCAGGTTTGACATCCTGTTGAATGAATCAACTATCAAGCACTCAATGAAATTGTGAAAGCAAAAAATCAGAACTCGGAGTTGCAGCAAATATAGTTCTTTTTGTTAAAGTAGTTACAGCGGTCTGTTGAGTTCGTGCCTGGATTTGCTGCAGTGCTGCAGTAACATTCCCAGGATTTCCTTGGACCAATTGGCTGTGTCGGCACAAAAGAATCAGCAAGCAAATATTGGGTATAAAAACTGTCTAATAACATCTACAAAGAAATTTACCCTGGATGGTTTGTAGTTGAATTGAGGAGGGCCATCCTAGCATCAAGATGCGGTTGGGATGTTTCAGACTCCATTAGGTTGGAATGCTTCATACGTTCCTCATACATTTTTGCAGCCAGTGCACTGGCATTTGATTGCCTGAGCATTCCTTCAGAACCAATAGAATTTACCGGACCCCCAACGATTGGATTATTAGGACCCCCTCGTTGCAACTGAGCTTGACGCATTAGTTGCAGCTGTTGATGTTCCTTTGTCTTGCTTTGCTGTGCCTACACATCAATGCAACAGTCCAAGTAAAGAACTTCAACAGAAGATGCATAATAGGCAGGCAGGCAATCAAACCCACCTCTAAATACGCTGCAGCAGTCTCGGAATGTTTCTCATTTGTCCTTGCTATAAAAATATCCCAGAAGACAGACCACCATTCAAAAAGAAACCCCCCAGGAGCATCAATCGCTGCACATTCAAACTAGTAATTATATCTTAAACATTTCAACTCCTTTTGCACCATATTTAGGCAGCTGATTCAAAGCCAAGCCAAAAAAAAACCGACTACTGTCACTTCCATTAACTTCTAAAACACCAGCATAATTATGTCCAAAACCTATGCTATAACAAGCTACCTTTCCCCCACGCTTCTTGAAAAGTAAAGTAAACGTAAGATTCTGGGCCTTACCTACTGGATCGGGGTGAACTTTCCCCTCAGTCATGAATGATTTTGCAGTAGCATGCAATTTCTTCTTCACCAAATAATCATATATGTACACATCAAGCCTATAAAAAAATCAgccagttttaaaaaaataccattatcaaaaacctaattattaacaaaaataaaagaccaAGCAATAaattaccaaaaataaaaattgaagaaacaagAGATCACATACATTTTATCTGCTTCCCAATTACTCTGTGCcatgatttcagctcaaaaaTCACCAAACAAAACTGCTAAGAACCTAacgaaaacaaacaaaaactctGCCAGTAGTAGCACATAAAATTGATCGATCAAATTCAAGTCACAATCCACAGAATTTCGAGATTTATAGAAAATTCATGAttctaagaaaattaaaactaaatacaTAACAACTTACCTTAATTTCGAAAAATTATACGGAACAAAAAAGGATTTATTACTGATCACGGACTATGTGTAATAGCGATCTCCATTGATCAAGCATTGTCACTGAATACAACAATTAtcacgcaaaaaaaaaatcaaaaaattcaaca
This genomic interval from Populus alba chromosome 1, ASM523922v2, whole genome shotgun sequence contains the following:
- the LOC118061604 gene encoding transcriptional corepressor LEUNIG_HOMOLOG isoform X2; translation: MAQSNWEADKMLDVYIYDYLVKKKLHATAKSFMTEGKVHPDPVAIDAPGGFLFEWWSVFWDIFIARTNEKHSETAAAYLEAQQSKTKEHQQLQLMRQAQLQRGGPNNPIVGGPVNSIGSEGMLRQSNASALAAKMYEERMKHSNLMESETSQPHLDARMALLNSTTNHPGQLVQGNPGNVTAALQQIQDVKPEVSLGAAQRSLPMDPSTIYGQGILQSKPGIGNAGLNPGVNGLPLRGWPLTGLEQIRPNLGAQVQRPLLHGPSQFQLLPQQQQQQLLAQVQAQGNLAASPMYGDMDPRKLRGLPRGALNSKDGQPNVNDGSIGSPMHSTSSKMNLPQMQQSSSQQDPLHPQQNNRKRKGPSSSGPANSTGTGNTVGPSNSQPSTPSTHTPGDGIATAGNLQHVNSMPKGLMYSGDATGALASSTNPLEDIEHFADVGSLDDNVESFLSHDDGDGRDLFGTLKRNSSEHAAEASKGFNFSEVSSIRKSNGKVVCCHFSTDGKLLASAGHDKKVVIWNMETLQTECTQEEHTHIITDVRFRPNSTQLATSSFDTSVRLWDAAGPRFSLKTFTGHTSHVVSLDFHPKNNDLFCSCDGNNEIRFWSINQYSCTRISKGGTAQVRFQPRIGQLLAAASDNVVSIFDIESDRQTHSLQGHSTEVHSVCWDVNGEYLASVSQESVRVWSLATGDCIHELSSSGNKFHSCVFHPGYATLLVIGGYQSLELWNMAENKCMTVAAHECVISALAQSQATGMVASASHDKCVKIWK
- the LOC118061604 gene encoding transcriptional corepressor LEUNIG_HOMOLOG isoform X1: MAQSNWEADKMLDVYIYDYLVKKKLHATAKSFMTEGKVHPDPVAIDAPGGFLFEWWSVFWDIFIARTNEKHSETAAAYLEAQQSKTKEHQQLQLMRQAQLQRGGPNNPIVGGPVNSIGSEGMLRQSNASALAAKMYEERMKHSNLMESETSQPHLDARMALLNSTTNHPGQLVQGNPGNVTAALQQIQARTQQTADVKPEVSLGAAQRSLPMDPSTIYGQGILQSKPGIGNAGLNPGVNGLPLRGWPLTGLEQIRPNLGAQVQRPLLHGPSQFQLLPQQQQQQLLAQVQAQGNLAASPMYGDMDPRKLRGLPRGALNSKDGQPNVNDGSIGSPMHSTSSKMNLPQMQQSSSQQDPLHPQQNNRKRKGPSSSGPANSTGTGNTVGPSNSQPSTPSTHTPGDGIATAGNLQHVNSMPKGLMYSGDATGALASSTNPLEDIEHFADVGSLDDNVESFLSHDDGDGRDLFGTLKRNSSEHAAEASKGFNFSEVSSIRKSNGKVVCCHFSTDGKLLASAGHDKKVVIWNMETLQTECTQEEHTHIITDVRFRPNSTQLATSSFDTSVRLWDAAGPRFSLKTFTGHTSHVVSLDFHPKNNDLFCSCDGNNEIRFWSINQYSCTRISKGGTAQVRFQPRIGQLLAAASDNVVSIFDIESDRQTHSLQGHSTEVHSVCWDVNGEYLASVSQESVRVWSLATGDCIHELSSSGNKFHSCVFHPGYATLLVIGGYQSLELWNMAENKCMTVAAHECVISALAQSQATGMVASASHDKCVKIWK